AATTACATGAACATTTTCAAAGTTGCCTATAACGCGTTGAAACGCAACAAAATGCGCTCTGCATTGACCATGTTGGGAATTGTGATCGGCGTAGGTTCTATCATCGCCATGACCGGAGTGGGCGCAGGCGCGCAGCAGGAGATTGACAACCAAACCGCCGCATTCGGCACCAATATGATTACGATCCGCCCCGGCGGCGTCACGGCGGGTGGAATCCGTATTCGGTCGGCGACGGAACTGTCCGCATCGGACGGCGATGCGATTTTGCGTGAGTGCGATCTCGTTACAGCGCAAACGCCGGTAATCAGAGTTGTGACCAGCGTGGTAACGGCAGAGAGAAACTGGGGAAGCCAGATTTATGGGGTCAACACCAGCTTTACAACGATTCGCAACTGGGGGCTCAAATACGGTTCAATGTTTACCGATCAGGATTACCGGTCAGGCAATAAAATGTGCGTGCTGGGATCCACAGTCGCTTCTAATTTATTTGGCCCTTACGATCCGACCGGAGAGATTGTTAGAATTCAGAATATTCCATTTCGAATTGCCGGCGTACTGGAATCCAAAGGACAGCTGGCATCGGGACAGGACCAAGACGATATGATCATCATACCGTATACGACCTTTCAGAAGAGAATCATTGGGAATCAGGATATCGATTACATATATGTGTCCGTGCGAACCAGTCAGGACAT
The sequence above is drawn from the bacterium genome and encodes:
- a CDS encoding FtsX-like permease family protein, which encodes MNYMNIFKVAYNALKRNKMRSALTMLGIVIGVGSIIAMTGVGAGAQQEIDNQTAAFGTNMITIRPGGVTAGGIRIRSATELSASDGDAILRECDLVTAQTPVIRVVTSVVTAERNWGSQIYGVNTSFTTIRNWGLKYGSMFTDQDYRSGNKMCVLGSTVASNLFGPYDPTGEIVRIQNIPFRIAGVLESKGQLASGQDQDDMIIIPYTTFQKRIIGNQDIDYIYVSVRTSQDMAAAIEEIRQIIRTAHRIPDYGDDDFQIRTQDQVNEIAKSISKTVSLLMIIVASISLVVGGIGIMNIMLVSVTERTREIGIRMAIGATEQDILLQFLVEAIVLSLMGGLIGLTLGVITGQMVETFTSWSVSISASSIFISMGFAAAIGIFFGFYPARKAASLNPIEALRYE